The window GCGTGCGGTCGAGGTCGAAGAATACGTGTTTGATTTGCTTCAAACCGATCATAAATAAGATGCAACCTGTCGGTCGTTGGTCATCAGCTCCAACTCTTTGGACTTTGCCTGTGCAATGATCATTCTATCAAATGGGTCCTGGTGCAGGAATGGGAGTTTTTCAAGTGTATGGAGGTCGTTGAAATCGAATTCAAGGATATGGAAACCACGTTCCAAAAGGTAGTCTCTCAGTTCAAAGAGGCTACAGTTCAATTTCAGTTTTCCGATGCTCATTTTGATCACGATCTCCCAAAGGCTTGCATTGCTGATATACACGGTTGCCCGTGGATCTTCGATCTTATCAAGCATGGCTGGGTCAACCCGTTTATCACCCGTCATTATCCAAAGCAGTACGTGGGTATCGAGCAGGTAGTTCATTTCGTGTAGTCCTTGAACTGATCCAACGGTTCGTCAAAATCGTCTGCTATGAATTCGATAAGATGTTTCCCAGAACCGAAAATCCGTTTTTCCGATCTGTGCCCACTTGGGGTCAGTTTCTTTTTCAAGGTGAGAATTCGGTTAATGGAGTTCTTATCGTTCAACTGGGCTATCCAGTCTATCAGTTCAACTTTTACGGAGTCAATGTTCATGACAATTAGCTGTTCAAATGGAAAGATACATTTTCATAAACGAAGATGTGATGGCAAAGTTGTCAGAATATGATGACCACCGAAGAAACGATCACCGACCACACAATGACCGAGGCTGAGAGGTAAATGATGACCTGCTTGGCGTTTCTGAAATAGCGTGCGGCCAAGAATGTTCCCAATGGAATGGATAGGAAAATGGGCGTGACCGCTGCCAATCCGATGAGGCCGTACTCGCGTTTCACGTGCACAATGAGTTTGTTCTTCCACGTAAATTTCCGCTTGACCTTGGTGGTCGGTTTCTTTGCCTTTGTAGAACTCATTTTGGCAATGAGCGCCATGATGCCGGAACTGAGGTAGAAGAAGAAGACCACACCGATCAGTCCTCCGAAGGAGGTGATGAGCAGGGTTTCGAGGTAACCGAAACCGATGTTGAGGGATGTAATGGGGGCTGTCAGGAATTTGGTCGCGCTAAGGATGACCACCAACAGTATTTGCAATGCTTTCTCCAACTCTTTTCGCCTTCCTCTACGCCTCAGATCCGTTCAAGTTCCACCATTCGTCCGATCATTCCTTGCTTCCGTAAGCAAGGTCACCCGCATCGCCCAGCCCTGGCACGATATACGAGTGTGCCGTCAGTTCCTCGTCCAACGCACCTATCCACAGCGAACAGTTCTTTGGCAGATGCCGCTGGCAGTATTCCATTCCCTCGCGGCTTGCAATGGCCACCACCACATGCACATGTTTCGGGTGGCCCCGCTTTAGCAATGCTTTGTGTGCCAGCACCATGGAGGCACCTGTGGCAAGCATGGGGTCGGAGAGGATCACCACTTTTCCCTCAACCGATGGGCTGGCGAGGTATTCCACCTTCACATCAAACGAACCGTCTTCCTGATGGTTCATGCGGTACGCAGAGATAAAGGCATTGTCGGCATGGTCGAAGTAATTGAGCAGCCCTTGGTGCAAGGGTAATCCTGCCCGCAGGATGGTGGCCAGCACAGGCTGCTCCGTACTGAGCGGAAGTTCGGCCTCGCCCAATGGGGTTGTCACCGTTCCCGTTTTCCATTCCAGTTCCTTGCTTATCTCGTAGGCCATCAACTCACCGATCCGTTCCAGATTCCGTCTGAAACGCATGCGGTCGTTCTGTACATCCACGTTGCGTATCTCTCCGATAAACTGGTCGAAAAGCGAACCATGGCCGCCAAGGATCTTCGTCATTTTAGTAGGAT of the Flavobacteriales bacterium genome contains:
- a CDS encoding PIN domain-containing protein, producing the protein MNYLLDTHVLLWIMTGDKRVDPAMLDKIEDPRATVYISNASLWEIVIKMSIGKLKLNCSLFELRDYLLERGFHILEFDFNDLHTLEKLPFLHQDPFDRMIIAQAKSKELELMTNDRQVASYL
- a CDS encoding DUF2281 domain-containing protein; translation: MNIDSVKVELIDWIAQLNDKNSINRILTLKKKLTPSGHRSEKRIFGSGKHLIEFIADDFDEPLDQFKDYTK
- a CDS encoding uracil phosphoribosyltransferase — protein: MTKILGGHGSLFDQFIGEIRNVDVQNDRMRFRRNLERIGELMAYEISKELEWKTGTVTTPLGEAELPLSTEQPVLATILRAGLPLHQGLLNYFDHADNAFISAYRMNHQEDGSFDVKVEYLASPSVEGKVVILSDPMLATGASMVLAHKALLKRGHPKHVHVVVAIASREGMEYCQRHLPKNCSLWIGALDEELTAHSYIVPGLGDAGDLAYGSKE